In Lepisosteus oculatus isolate fLepOcu1 chromosome 17, fLepOcu1.hap2, whole genome shotgun sequence, a genomic segment contains:
- the pkdcca gene encoding extracellular tyrosine-protein kinase PKDCC — protein MKRRKIAVAAGFCFSFFLGTLMNLLFIPGFDRHRNNSNRVQRYYQEQQHVAGSRDLNLRDPAAPPGAYMNREPTASSQHRDLLQQIQERYDEVLRYRQNWPPPPGSGNPVRTLERRRLMDLAPRSSSEQSRATERLNNRYTEPHHRGSSSSASLYARTQVDFDLKMNSVNSRQMLGCSSIDSATNVQYLGSGYTKAVYKVALNESFSVALKSVDFGGHDMENCVKKYASPGNCYRLASYKIIKEMTLLQRLQHPNILKLYGYCYHDSNDISDTLTAITELGSPLEMIQLLQTSWEERFRICLSLVRLLHYLANSPLGSVTLLDFRPRQFVLVDGELKVTDLDDASAEEAPCSSSADCFMEFPARNFTLPCSSQGRCLAINEKRNLYNAYRFFFTYLLPHSAPAALRPLLDKIVNSTGELIWGINETLGHLEKVLHLYRNGLYLQNMTHTPRAEYKRVIDATIAGDNYRCWPSYQHEGCLLSVFSVREAIGVCESHAQCRAFVMTNQTTWTGHQLVSFKTGSASLVAAPGKVAFLKATS, from the exons ATGAAGCGGAGGAAGATTGCTGTGGCGGCTGGGTTTTGTTTCTCCTTTTTTCTGGGCACCCTGATGAATCTGCTCTTTATCCCGGGGTTCGATCGCCATCGGAACAACAGCAACAGAGTGCAGCGCTACTACCAGGAGCAGCAGCACGTCGCGGGAAGCAGGGATCTTAATTTGAGGGACCCCGCTGCTCCGCCTGGTGCCTATATGAATAGAGAGCCCACGGCTAGCAGCCAGCACCGCGATCTCCTGCAGCAGATCCAGGAGAGGTACGACGAGGTTCTTCGGTACCGCCAGAACTGGCCACCGCCGCCGGGGTCGGGGAACCCCGTTCGCACTCTGGAAAGACGGCGGTTGATGGACCTGGCGCCGCGCAGCTCTTCGGAGCAAAGCCGAGCAACGGAAAGACTGAATAACAGATACACGGAACCGCACCACCGCGGCTCTTCATCCTCAGCATCCTTATACGCGAGAACCCAGGTTGATTTCGACCTGAAAATGAACAGTGTTAACAGTCGACAGATGCTGGGCTGCAGCAGCATAGACAGTGCAACAAACGTGCAGTATCTGGGTTCGGGCTATACCAAAGCCGTCTACAAGGTGGCCCTGAACGAAAGCTTTTCCGTGGCTTTGAAATCCGTAGATTTCGGGGGGCACGACATGGAAAACTGCGTGAAGAAATACGCCTCGCCCGGGAACTGTTACCGATTGGCGTCCTACAAAATTATCAAGGAGATGACTCTGCTGCAGAGACTGCAACACCCTAACATCTTGAAG CTGTACGGCTACTGTTACCACGACAGCAATGACATAAGTGACACTCTGACAGCCATCACAGAGTTGGGCAGCCCTCTGGAGATGATCCAACTGCTGCAGACTTCCTGGGAGGAGAGATTCAGA ATCTGTCTCAGTCTGGTGCGTCTGCTGCACTACCTGGCCAACTCCCCCCTGGGTTCCGTCACGCTCCTGGATTTCCGGCCCCGGCAGTTTGTCCTGGTGGATGGGGAGCTGAAGGTAACGGACCTGGATGATGCCAGTGCGGAAGAGGCGCCCTGCTCCTCCAGCGCCGACTGCTTCATGGAGTTCCCTGCCCGCAACTTTACTCTGCCCTGCTCCAGTCAGGGCCGCTGCCTCGCcatcaatgaaaaaaggaaCCTGTACAATGCTTACCG GTTCTTCTTCACATACcttctgcctcacagtgctccAGCTGCTCTGAGACCACTACTAGATAAGATAGTCAACTCTACAG GAGAGTTGATTTGGGGGATTAATGAGACTCTTGGTCACCTGGAGAAGGTGCTGCACCTCTACAGGAACGGTCTTTACCTGCAGAACATGACACACACTCCCAGAGCAG AGTACAAGCGTGTGATTGATGCTACCATTGCTGGGGACAACTACCGCTGTTGGCCATCCTATCAACATGAAGGCTGCCTGCTATCAGTCTTCAGTGTCCGCGAGGCCATTGGCGTGTGTGAAAGCCACGCCCAGTGCCGAGCCTTTGTGATGACCAATCAGACCACATGGACAG GTCACCAGCTTGTGTCCTTCAAGACAGGCTCTGCCAGCCTGGTGGCAGCCCCAGGGAAGGTGGCTTTCCTGAAAGCGACTAGTTGA